A part of Candidatus Paceibacterota bacterium genomic DNA contains:
- a CDS encoding DUF3795 domain-containing protein — protein sequence MKTKLIAPCGMNCNICMAYLREKNKCPGCRSFNKQEPVSIARCKIKNCKNLKKTKSGFCFECKDFPCERIKHLDKRYRTKYNMSEIENLEYIKRFGIRKFVKKEETRWRCKNCGGTICVHRGCCPVCEK from the coding sequence ATGAAAACAAAACTTATAGCGCCATGTGGGATGAATTGCAATATCTGCATGGCATATTTGAGAGAAAAAAACAAGTGTCCTGGATGTCGTTCATTTAATAAACAAGAACCGGTTAGCATTGCTAGGTGCAAAATTAAAAACTGCAAAAACTTAAAAAAAACAAAGTCGGGTTTTTGTTTTGAATGTAAAGATTTTCCCTGTGAGAGAATAAAGCACTTAGATAAAAGATACAGAACAAAATACAATATGAGCGAGATTGAAAATCTTGAGTATATTAAAAGATTTGGAATAAGAAAATTTGTGAAGAAAGAGGAAACACGGTGGCGCTGTAAAAATTGCGGCGGTACAATTTGCGTGCATAGGGGATGCTGCCCTGTTTGCGAAAAGTAA
- a CDS encoding serine protease yields MEEQENKNIVKVDSIFLTTTIVKFLRNNQYYSATGFFFSDKENNVYLVTNKHVIYGKDYSHNDSKPKIDELRLILHSDQNNLSKNEEVSVNLYKEGEQIWKEHNNKEIDVICIPINLDRHKFIFVTIGNDLLDFSNLKIGFEKIFVMGYPYGWYDILNNLPITRVGHLSSPFGVAFQGKPFMLGDVETHKGMSGSPVFMYLKDYITEGADGRNSIHVGTLKMLLVGVFSGQPIWRTKENKEIPHSLSIIWFSEIIKEIVNC; encoded by the coding sequence ATGGAGGAACAAGAAAATAAAAATATTGTTAAAGTTGATTCAATTTTTTTAACAACGACTATAGTAAAATTTCTTAGAAACAATCAGTATTATTCTGCTACAGGTTTTTTCTTTTCTGATAAAGAAAATAATGTTTATTTGGTAACCAATAAACACGTTATTTATGGTAAAGATTATTCCCACAATGATTCAAAGCCGAAAATAGATGAACTAAGACTAATTTTACATTCCGATCAAAATAATTTGTCAAAGAACGAAGAAGTTTCAGTAAATCTTTATAAGGAAGGAGAACAAATATGGAAAGAACATAATAACAAAGAAATCGACGTGATATGTATTCCTATAAATCTAGATAGGCATAAATTTATTTTTGTTACAATTGGGAATGATTTGCTAGATTTTTCAAATCTTAAAATAGGATTTGAAAAGATATTTGTAATGGGTTATCCATACGGTTGGTATGATATTTTGAACAATCTGCCAATAACGAGAGTTGGACATCTTTCTAGTCCATTTGGAGTCGCTTTTCAGGGAAAACCATTTATGCTTGGAGATGTTGAAACTCATAAAGGAATGAGCGGTAGTCCTGTTTTTATGTACCTAAAAGATTATATTACTGAAGGTGCCGATGGGAGAAACTCAATCCATGTTGGGACTTTAAAAATGCTTCTGGTGGGAGTGTTTTCTGGTCAGCCAATATGGAGAACCAAAGAGAACAAAGAGATTCCTCATTCACTAAGTATTATTTGGTTTTCGGAGATAATAAAAGAAATAGTTAATTGTTAG